From Neodiprion pinetum isolate iyNeoPine1 chromosome 7, iyNeoPine1.2, whole genome shotgun sequence, a single genomic window includes:
- the LOC124222869 gene encoding uncharacterized protein gives MDNLQNLEERCEDAVFKVCDARERFSRKCAEGLDNYLFLKTRLVIRWPNEYFILETNVLKTMTWRVTQSFIGCLPRCD, from the exons ATGG ACAATCTCCAAAATTTGGAAGAGAGATGCGAAGATGCAGTTTTCAAAGTCTGCGACGCTAGAGAAcgtttttcaagaaaatgtgCAGAGGGACTCGACAACtatctatttttgaaaacCAGGCTGGTG ATTCGATGGCCGAACGAGTACTTCATATTGGAAACT AATGTTTTGAAAACGATGACTTGGCGTGTTACGCAGTCGTTTATCGGTTGCTTGCCGCGATGCGACTAA
- the LOC124222867 gene encoding putative uncharacterized protein DDB_G0277255 isoform X2 — translation MPGIRISGIGKSDRTGQVQAQPTLNVPGSYWLSNKQNIYKFTFKYNEPTRYTKEFPYKEELMKIIRRIIKSQPSQGELSTVHLSITYKHTFWTRQDKMFAMLKFCNRQGAAAFPQAFILTISIVDNMANQTSGPRITQGDLDLRCPNSNVFQSSTVLSSPVATTASDKTILPWAEANINRTRLSRHSGCNNELTKTEIVAVDVSASKRTCAGSDFDGFRNVHESLEGTTTKCISGVGMQWLDTRTTIQSQVKKYHNTQLVTADDSVEYSQDTYSAHPRTERDELSNIQATGNTNKDKGDQEIEGLRKECEQIYPRSLNITDLVMGGLMFTIKQDENNVKVVEQRTKMELDEVLENSEKIETKEGSRCLVNSSLLGLENLVTNIEIPDSHHETFSPYDILENRGGMATGGVLPVRSSVDDERTDLIRCNSQSLMESYNDIDNGDISNADKNGNNKNINDNDNNNNYNINTSINNITASNVHIDMWKLLHDITRGAKVVVERISDADVRNAKKPLTNQESANTGSSACTLPSSINRRWLEM, via the exons ATGCCTGGAATACGTATATCGGGTATTGGCAAGTCTGATAGGACCGGTCAAGTGCAGGCCCAGCCCACCTTGAATGTTCCTGGCTCGTATTGGCTCTCCAACAAGCAGAACATATACAAGTTCACCTTTAAATATAACGAACCTACAAG GTATACGAAAGAATTTCCCTACAAAGaggaattgatgaaaattatcagACGAATCATAAAAAGTCAACCCAGTCAAGGTGAACTGAGCACTGTGCACCTTTCAATAACTTACA AACACACGTTTTGGACACGACAGGACAAGATGTTTGCGATGCTGAAGTTTTGCAATCGACAAGGTGCCGCAGCTTTTCCTCAAGCATTTATTCTAACTATTTCTATTGTGGACAATATGGCAAATCAGACATCCGGACCCAGGATCACCCAGGGTGATCTGGATTTAAGGTGCCCAAACAGCAACGTATTTCAATCATCGACAGTCTTATCCAGTCCTGTTGCAACGACCGCGTCTGACAAAACCATTCTTCCATGGGCTGAGGCTAATATCAATCGTACAAGACTTTCGAGACATTCAGGCTGTAACAACGAGCTGACAAAGACAGAAATCGTGGCTGTTGACGTAAGTGCTAGCAAGAGGACTTGCGCAGGTAGTGATTTTGACGGCTTTAGAAATGTTCACGAATCATTGGAAGGTACGACGACTAAGTGTATAAGTGGAGTCGGGATGCAGTGGCTAGATACACGGACGACTATACAGAGCCAGGTTAAAAAGTATCATAACACACAATTAGTAACCGCAGACGACAGTGTGGAATATTCGCAGGACACCTACAGTGCTCATCCGCGTACAGAGCGGGACGAGTTGTCAAATATCCAGGCAACGGGTAACACAAACAAGGACAAAGGTGACCAAGAAATCGAGGGTTTGAGAAAGGAATGTGAGCAAATTTATCCACGGTCATTGAATATCACCGATCTAGTCATGGGAGGTTTAATGTTCACCATCAAACAGGATGAGAACAATGTCAAAGTGGTGGAACAGAGAACGAAAATGGAATTGGATGAAGTTTTAGAGaactctgaaaaaattgaaacaaaagagGGTTCAAGATGCTTGGTAAATTCTAGTCTGCTTGGATTGGAGAACCTTGTGACCAATATTGAAATACCCGACAGTCAC CACGAAACTTTCTCGCCTTACGATATACTTGAGAATCGTGGAGGCATGGCCACCGGAGGAGTCCTGCCAGTCCGATCCAGTGTTGATGATGAGAGGACTGATCTTATTCGTTGCAACAGTCAAAGTTTGATGGAAAGCTATAATGACATCGACAACGGCGATATCAGCAACGCTGATAAGAATGGCaataataagaatattaatgacaacgacaataataacaattacaatATTAACACCAGTATCAATAACATCACAGCGAGCAATGTTCACATAGACATGTGGAAATTATTACACGACATAACCCGAGGTGCGAAAGTTGTGGTCGAACGTATCAGCGATGCTGATGTGAGGAATGCGAAGAAACCTTTGACGAACCAGGAATCCGCAAATACAGGCAGCTCTGCATGTACTTTACCTAGCAGTATAAATCGACGATGGTTAGAAATGTAA
- the LOC124222867 gene encoding putative uncharacterized protein DDB_G0277255 isoform X1, whose product MPGIRISGIGKSDRTGQVQAQPTLNVPGSYWLSNKQNIYKFTFKYNEPTRYTKEFPYKEELMKIIRRIIKSQPSQGELSTVHLSITYKHTFWTRQDKMFAMLKFCNRQGAAAFPQAFILTISIVDNMANQTSGPRITQGDLDLRCPNSNVFQSSTVLSSPVATTASDKTILPWAEANINRTRLSRHSGCNNELTKTEIVAVDVSASKRTCAGSDFDGFRNVHESLEGTTTKCISGVGMQWLDTRTTIQSQVKKYHNTQLVTADDSVEYSQDTYSAHPRTERDELSNIQATGNTNKDKGDQEIEGLRKECEQIYPRSLNITDLVMGGLMFTIKQDENNVKVVEQRTKMELDEVLENSEKIETKEGSRCLVNSSLLGLENLVTNIEIPDSHLKILRTTNISPTVDHETFSPYDILENRGGMATGGVLPVRSSVDDERTDLIRCNSQSLMESYNDIDNGDISNADKNGNNKNINDNDNNNNYNINTSINNITASNVHIDMWKLLHDITRGAKVVVERISDADVRNAKKPLTNQESANTGSSACTLPSSINRRWLEM is encoded by the exons ATGCCTGGAATACGTATATCGGGTATTGGCAAGTCTGATAGGACCGGTCAAGTGCAGGCCCAGCCCACCTTGAATGTTCCTGGCTCGTATTGGCTCTCCAACAAGCAGAACATATACAAGTTCACCTTTAAATATAACGAACCTACAAG GTATACGAAAGAATTTCCCTACAAAGaggaattgatgaaaattatcagACGAATCATAAAAAGTCAACCCAGTCAAGGTGAACTGAGCACTGTGCACCTTTCAATAACTTACA AACACACGTTTTGGACACGACAGGACAAGATGTTTGCGATGCTGAAGTTTTGCAATCGACAAGGTGCCGCAGCTTTTCCTCAAGCATTTATTCTAACTATTTCTATTGTGGACAATATGGCAAATCAGACATCCGGACCCAGGATCACCCAGGGTGATCTGGATTTAAGGTGCCCAAACAGCAACGTATTTCAATCATCGACAGTCTTATCCAGTCCTGTTGCAACGACCGCGTCTGACAAAACCATTCTTCCATGGGCTGAGGCTAATATCAATCGTACAAGACTTTCGAGACATTCAGGCTGTAACAACGAGCTGACAAAGACAGAAATCGTGGCTGTTGACGTAAGTGCTAGCAAGAGGACTTGCGCAGGTAGTGATTTTGACGGCTTTAGAAATGTTCACGAATCATTGGAAGGTACGACGACTAAGTGTATAAGTGGAGTCGGGATGCAGTGGCTAGATACACGGACGACTATACAGAGCCAGGTTAAAAAGTATCATAACACACAATTAGTAACCGCAGACGACAGTGTGGAATATTCGCAGGACACCTACAGTGCTCATCCGCGTACAGAGCGGGACGAGTTGTCAAATATCCAGGCAACGGGTAACACAAACAAGGACAAAGGTGACCAAGAAATCGAGGGTTTGAGAAAGGAATGTGAGCAAATTTATCCACGGTCATTGAATATCACCGATCTAGTCATGGGAGGTTTAATGTTCACCATCAAACAGGATGAGAACAATGTCAAAGTGGTGGAACAGAGAACGAAAATGGAATTGGATGAAGTTTTAGAGaactctgaaaaaattgaaacaaaagagGGTTCAAGATGCTTGGTAAATTCTAGTCTGCTTGGATTGGAGAACCTTGTGACCAATATTGAAATACCCGACAGTCACCTGAAAATCCTAAGAACCACCAATATCAGTCCCACGGTCGACCACGAAACTTTCTCGCCTTACGATATACTTGAGAATCGTGGAGGCATGGCCACCGGAGGAGTCCTGCCAGTCCGATCCAGTGTTGATGATGAGAGGACTGATCTTATTCGTTGCAACAGTCAAAGTTTGATGGAAAGCTATAATGACATCGACAACGGCGATATCAGCAACGCTGATAAGAATGGCaataataagaatattaatgacaacgacaataataacaattacaatATTAACACCAGTATCAATAACATCACAGCGAGCAATGTTCACATAGACATGTGGAAATTATTACACGACATAACCCGAGGTGCGAAAGTTGTGGTCGAACGTATCAGCGATGCTGATGTGAGGAATGCGAAGAAACCTTTGACGAACCAGGAATCCGCAAATACAGGCAGCTCTGCATGTACTTTACCTAGCAGTATAAATCGACGATGGTTAGAAATGTAA
- the LOC124222867 gene encoding putative uncharacterized protein DDB_G0277255 isoform X3, which yields MKIIRRIIKSQPSQGELSTVHLSITYKHTFWTRQDKMFAMLKFCNRQGAAAFPQAFILTISIVDNMANQTSGPRITQGDLDLRCPNSNVFQSSTVLSSPVATTASDKTILPWAEANINRTRLSRHSGCNNELTKTEIVAVDVSASKRTCAGSDFDGFRNVHESLEGTTTKCISGVGMQWLDTRTTIQSQVKKYHNTQLVTADDSVEYSQDTYSAHPRTERDELSNIQATGNTNKDKGDQEIEGLRKECEQIYPRSLNITDLVMGGLMFTIKQDENNVKVVEQRTKMELDEVLENSEKIETKEGSRCLVNSSLLGLENLVTNIEIPDSHLKILRTTNISPTVDHETFSPYDILENRGGMATGGVLPVRSSVDDERTDLIRCNSQSLMESYNDIDNGDISNADKNGNNKNINDNDNNNNYNINTSINNITASNVHIDMWKLLHDITRGAKVVVERISDADVRNAKKPLTNQESANTGSSACTLPSSINRRWLEM from the exons atgaaaattatcagACGAATCATAAAAAGTCAACCCAGTCAAGGTGAACTGAGCACTGTGCACCTTTCAATAACTTACA AACACACGTTTTGGACACGACAGGACAAGATGTTTGCGATGCTGAAGTTTTGCAATCGACAAGGTGCCGCAGCTTTTCCTCAAGCATTTATTCTAACTATTTCTATTGTGGACAATATGGCAAATCAGACATCCGGACCCAGGATCACCCAGGGTGATCTGGATTTAAGGTGCCCAAACAGCAACGTATTTCAATCATCGACAGTCTTATCCAGTCCTGTTGCAACGACCGCGTCTGACAAAACCATTCTTCCATGGGCTGAGGCTAATATCAATCGTACAAGACTTTCGAGACATTCAGGCTGTAACAACGAGCTGACAAAGACAGAAATCGTGGCTGTTGACGTAAGTGCTAGCAAGAGGACTTGCGCAGGTAGTGATTTTGACGGCTTTAGAAATGTTCACGAATCATTGGAAGGTACGACGACTAAGTGTATAAGTGGAGTCGGGATGCAGTGGCTAGATACACGGACGACTATACAGAGCCAGGTTAAAAAGTATCATAACACACAATTAGTAACCGCAGACGACAGTGTGGAATATTCGCAGGACACCTACAGTGCTCATCCGCGTACAGAGCGGGACGAGTTGTCAAATATCCAGGCAACGGGTAACACAAACAAGGACAAAGGTGACCAAGAAATCGAGGGTTTGAGAAAGGAATGTGAGCAAATTTATCCACGGTCATTGAATATCACCGATCTAGTCATGGGAGGTTTAATGTTCACCATCAAACAGGATGAGAACAATGTCAAAGTGGTGGAACAGAGAACGAAAATGGAATTGGATGAAGTTTTAGAGaactctgaaaaaattgaaacaaaagagGGTTCAAGATGCTTGGTAAATTCTAGTCTGCTTGGATTGGAGAACCTTGTGACCAATATTGAAATACCCGACAGTCACCTGAAAATCCTAAGAACCACCAATATCAGTCCCACGGTCGACCACGAAACTTTCTCGCCTTACGATATACTTGAGAATCGTGGAGGCATGGCCACCGGAGGAGTCCTGCCAGTCCGATCCAGTGTTGATGATGAGAGGACTGATCTTATTCGTTGCAACAGTCAAAGTTTGATGGAAAGCTATAATGACATCGACAACGGCGATATCAGCAACGCTGATAAGAATGGCaataataagaatattaatgacaacgacaataataacaattacaatATTAACACCAGTATCAATAACATCACAGCGAGCAATGTTCACATAGACATGTGGAAATTATTACACGACATAACCCGAGGTGCGAAAGTTGTGGTCGAACGTATCAGCGATGCTGATGTGAGGAATGCGAAGAAACCTTTGACGAACCAGGAATCCGCAAATACAGGCAGCTCTGCATGTACTTTACCTAGCAGTATAAATCGACGATGGTTAGAAATGTAA